Proteins encoded by one window of Haliotis asinina isolate JCU_RB_2024 chromosome 6, JCU_Hal_asi_v2, whole genome shotgun sequence:
- the LOC137286553 gene encoding sialate O-acetylesterase-like — protein sequence MKTVLVFLLIFSGAAGELKLASYYGDHMVLQRGPQRAVMWGKAKVIGDEVTVEVSGAATVTTTVVNDPSGTEGLWKVKLPSVTDPGPHMVKVTSSEGEITLSDVLFGDVWVCSGQSNMGFALSRVINASAEVTEALKFKNIRIFKVGQVESPSPIGDLVNVSTPWTAPTEDTVSSFSAVCWLFGEYLYPHRNYPVGLVESAWGGTPIETWSSPDALAKCPEHQVSGPKNKSAAWNAMINPLLDMAIFGAIWYQGEGGIPKLYKCQFPAMIQDWREKFAAGSEGETDALFPFGFAQLAANEKTDKVGFFPEQRWAQTAGFGFAPNKKMPQTFMAVAMDLPDYNSPYGTIHGRYKQDVAHRLVLGARAVGYKESGVKFQGPFPKTFGLDNDQQTLKITYGPNNPLDVLNNQGFEVCCSSQNTTKCTDSDEWVAAPISDQNTNSVSVSVAGCESKSPVGLRYQWRTSPCDLRDCAIYGKDTDLPAPPYIKENGFN from the exons ATGAAGACTGTTTTGGTATTCCTGTTAATATTTTCAG GCGCAGCAGGCGAACTGAAATTGGCGTCATACTATGGAGACCACATGGTGTTACAACGAGGGCCACAGAGGGCGGTAATGTGGGGCAAAGCTAAAGTAATAGGAGACGAGGTCACAGTTGAGGTCAGCGGTGCTGCAACAGTGACGACAACAGTTGTCAATGACCCATCTGGAACAGAGGGACTCTGGAAGGTTAAGCTTCCGTCCGTCACAGACCCAGGTCCACACATGGTGAAAGTCACATCAAGCGAAGGGGAGATCACTCTCAGTGATGTTTTGTTTGGAGATGTGTGGGTGTGCTCTGGCCAAAGCAATATGGGATTTGCACTTAGTCGA GTCATAAACGCATCAGCTGAAGTTACGGAAGCTTTGAAGTTCAAGAATATCAGGATATTTAAAGTTGGCCAAGTCGAATCCCCTTCACCAATCGGAGACCTTGTGAATGTGTCAACGCCTTGGACAGCACCCACAGAAG ATACTGTGTCGAGTTTCTCTGCAGTTTGCTGGTTATTCGGCGAATACCTCTACCCGCACAGGAACTACCCGGTAGGCCTAGTCGAGTCGGCATGGGGAGGAACTCCTATCGAAACATGGTCCTCGCCTGATGCACTAGCAAAATGCCCCGAACATCAAGTGAG CGGACCAAAGAATAAAAGTGCGGCGTGGAATGCAATGATCAATCCACTGTTAGACATGGCAATATTTGGAGCAATCTGGTACCAAG GTGAGGGTGGCATACCAAAGTTATATAAGTGCCAATTCCCAGCTATGATTCAAGACTGGAGAGAGAAATTTGCTGCTGGTTCAGAAGGTGAAACAGACGCTCTTTTTCCTTTTGGATTTGCCCAG CTGGCCGCTAATGAAAAGACGGACAAGGTTGGATTCTTCCCCGAACAACGATGGGCCCAGACCGCCGGATTTGGGTTTGCTCCCAATAAAAAGATGCCACAAACGTTCATGGCTGTAGCCATGGATCTCCCAGACTACAATTCCCCTTATGGAAC AATTCACGGTCGATACAAGCAGGATGTCGCCCATCGCTTAGTTCTAGGGGCACGAGCAGTTGGTTACAAAGAGTCAGGGGTGAAATTTCAAGGCCCCTTCCCCAAGACGTTCGGTCTTGACAACGATCAACAGACTCTGAAGATCACCTACGGTCCAAACAACCCACTCGATGTTCTTAACAACCAGGGTTTTGAG GTGTGCTGTTCCAGTCAGAATACAACGAAATGCACAGACTCAGATGAGTGGGTTGCTGCACCAATCAGTGACCAGAACACAAACTCTGTATCGGTATCAGTAGCTGGCTGTGAGAGCAAGTCACCAGTTGGTCTACGATATCAGTGGCGCACTAGCCCATGTGATCTCAGAGACTGTGCCATATATGGAAAAGACACAGACTTGCCAGCACCGCCATATATCAAAGAAAATGGTTTTAACTAG